In Syntrophomonas wolfei subsp. wolfei str. Goettingen G311, a single window of DNA contains:
- a CDS encoding glycosyltransferase, translating to MIVKDEENCIKRCLDSVINLIDEIIIVDTGSTDKTIEICRSYNAQVFPYPWNNNFAEARNFGLDKVTGDWVLWLDADEEVVAENRNQLNKGTHFDDYDALSVPLINFYGEKVDYDEVVQIAQPRFFRNHMGFRFENKIHEWLNLSSAYEQDRVGFLDFKIYHYGYMNSQVDNKQKFNRNVTLLLQELKEEQSHAWTHYYLAAEYYRSKDFRKAFKHVNQSIRLFLNEGIIPPPSMLYRLKYSILLETGSWEGAWPAIQSAVRMYPDYVDLNFYMGVILYYKQKYQEALDCFKVCIQLGEDNLKYLSIKGAGSFRAWYYIGLCLVKLNSQEEAFLAYQQAITISNNFVPAREAIAELISMQPKLGDCIKNPNPEL from the coding sequence GGATGAAGAAAACTGTATAAAGAGATGTTTAGATAGCGTAATAAACCTAATAGACGAAATTATCATTGTCGATACCGGGTCAACAGATAAAACCATAGAAATTTGCCGTTCCTATAACGCCCAGGTTTTCCCTTACCCATGGAATAATAACTTTGCCGAGGCCCGCAACTTTGGACTGGATAAAGTTACCGGGGATTGGGTTTTATGGTTGGATGCAGATGAAGAAGTGGTTGCGGAAAATAGGAATCAGCTAAATAAAGGAACACACTTTGATGATTATGATGCTCTCTCGGTCCCGCTTATTAATTTCTATGGTGAAAAGGTTGATTATGATGAGGTTGTCCAAATAGCCCAACCCCGGTTTTTTAGAAACCATATGGGCTTCCGTTTTGAAAATAAAATCCATGAGTGGCTTAACCTTTCCTCCGCTTATGAACAAGACCGGGTAGGGTTTTTAGATTTTAAGATTTATCATTACGGTTATATGAACTCACAGGTAGATAATAAACAAAAATTTAATCGGAATGTCACTTTATTACTGCAGGAACTAAAAGAAGAACAAAGTCATGCCTGGACTCATTATTATCTGGCGGCGGAGTATTATCGAAGCAAAGATTTCAGAAAAGCCTTCAAACATGTTAATCAATCTATAAGGCTGTTTTTAAATGAAGGAATCATCCCACCGCCTTCGATGCTCTATAGACTGAAATACTCGATTTTACTTGAAACTGGAAGCTGGGAGGGTGCATGGCCTGCCATCCAATCTGCAGTTCGAATGTACCCTGATTATGTGGATTTGAATTTCTATATGGGAGTGATCCTTTACTACAAACAAAAATATCAGGAAGCATTGGATTGTTTTAAAGTATGTATCCAGTTAGGAGAAGATAATCTGAAATATTTAAGTATCAAAGGAGCAGGCAGTTTCAGAGCCTGGTATTACATCGGGCTTTGTTTGGTAAAATTAAACTCTCAAGAGGAAGCCTTCCTGGCGTATCAGCAGGCGATAACGATTTCTAATAACTTTGTGCCTGCTCGTGAAGCAATTGCTGAACTGATAAGTATGCAGCCTAAGCTTGGGGATTGTATTAAAAATCCTAATCCTGAGTTATAA
- a CDS encoding MutS-related protein codes for MSAEKLFLTRYNSYQNLEKRYTKSFDRISNLRFFIFLAGAVFTILCSFLGTSTQAVSVLLFFLVIFLALVYKHSKVEQELNTVRAMLEIQRKYLSRMNGTWVSFADCGLEFVDANHPYTYDLDIFGPKSLFQWISVAKTVLGRYHLKTLLANPSKNLDSIKMRQNAVRELASKLEFCQNLECHGLLINEVSRDTGGLISYAEESGSLPKAIHIMRFFPLVTILALVMSISAWGLPLEVPIVLLALQLLLYFAGYQNISSDLSRVYSFQKSLGTFRNMFLLIESEQFKDDYLSTLKSELYNQAEPASICMKRLERISDAINFRYNLIFYFIFNLFLFWDFHCAVYLERWKIQNAKKIRTWFETIGAFEALTSLSVISHIHPEWGFPELQAHGMKIHAQDFGHPLIQPEKCVRNDIDIDKYSCIITGSNMSGKSTFLRAIGMNLVLAYAGAAVCARKFRCSIMDVYTSMVIRDDLINGISTFYAELTRINMILKQADKGQPMLYLIDEVFRGTNSLDRIAGAQVVLRELSKKNVIGLISTHDFELCDLEKDPELNFRNYHFEEQYVQGRIEFDYKLRSGRCTTSNARYLMNMVGIHVP; via the coding sequence ATGTCTGCTGAAAAATTATTTCTTACTCGTTACAATAGCTATCAAAATCTTGAAAAACGGTATACAAAGAGCTTTGACAGGATAAGCAATCTGCGTTTTTTTATATTTCTGGCCGGAGCAGTATTTACTATACTTTGCTCGTTCTTGGGAACCTCGACACAAGCCGTATCTGTTTTACTTTTCTTCCTGGTAATATTTCTTGCCCTTGTCTATAAGCACTCTAAAGTGGAACAGGAATTGAATACGGTTCGTGCCATGCTGGAAATACAGCGCAAATATTTGAGCAGAATGAACGGGACCTGGGTTTCATTTGCTGATTGTGGCCTGGAATTCGTTGATGCTAATCACCCCTACACCTATGATTTGGATATTTTCGGGCCTAAATCGTTGTTTCAATGGATATCAGTGGCTAAAACGGTTTTGGGTAGATACCATTTAAAAACACTTCTGGCCAATCCATCAAAAAACCTGGATAGCATAAAAATGCGCCAGAACGCAGTCAGGGAACTGGCTTCAAAACTTGAATTCTGCCAAAATCTAGAGTGTCATGGCTTGCTGATAAATGAAGTATCACGGGATACCGGGGGATTAATCAGCTATGCTGAAGAATCCGGATCGCTCCCCAAAGCTATACACATCATGCGTTTTTTCCCCCTGGTTACCATTCTGGCCTTGGTAATGTCTATTTCAGCTTGGGGCCTACCCCTTGAGGTTCCCATAGTACTTCTTGCCCTGCAGTTGCTATTATATTTTGCCGGATATCAAAATATTTCATCAGATTTAAGCAGGGTATATTCATTTCAAAAAAGTTTAGGTACCTTTAGGAACATGTTTTTATTAATTGAATCTGAACAATTTAAAGATGATTACTTATCTACTCTGAAATCTGAGTTATATAACCAGGCAGAGCCCGCTTCTATTTGTATGAAACGTCTGGAACGAATATCAGATGCCATTAACTTTCGCTATAATCTTATTTTCTATTTTATTTTTAATCTCTTTCTATTTTGGGATTTCCATTGTGCGGTTTATTTAGAACGCTGGAAAATTCAAAACGCTAAGAAAATTAGAACCTGGTTTGAAACAATTGGAGCCTTTGAGGCTTTAACCAGCCTTTCCGTCATATCCCATATACACCCGGAATGGGGTTTCCCCGAACTTCAGGCTCATGGTATGAAGATTCATGCGCAAGACTTCGGTCATCCCTTAATCCAGCCGGAAAAATGCGTTCGAAATGATATAGATATTGATAAGTATTCTTGTATTATTACCGGTTCTAACATGTCCGGGAAAAGCACCTTCCTGAGGGCTATTGGCATGAACCTGGTTCTGGCCTATGCAGGGGCAGCCGTTTGCGCCCGGAAATTCAGGTGTTCTATTATGGACGTATATACATCTATGGTGATAAGAGACGATTTGATTAATGGTATTTCTACCTTTTATGCCGAATTGACCAGAATAAATATGATATTAAAGCAGGCAGATAAAGGGCAGCCGATGCTTTATTTAATTGATGAGGTATTTCGAGGGACAAACTCCTTGGACCGTATTGCCGGTGCCCAGGTTGTTTTAAGAGAATTGAGCAAGAAGAACGTTATCGGTTTGATTTCTACCCATGATTTCGAGCTTTGCGACCTGGAAAAAGACCCGGAATTAAACTTTAGGAATTACCATTTTGAAGAACAATATGTACAAGGGAGAATTGAATTCGATTATAAGCTTCGTTCCGGCCGCTGTACCACTTCCAATGCCCGATATTTGATGAACATGGTAGGAATTCATGTTCCATAA
- a CDS encoding zinc-ribbon domain-containing protein, translating to MFHNELHQSGNLYRYRRPLTIKCPVCGLEQPETSKFSSCGISLKNCCSQCGAELREEWQYCGECGHKIQE from the coding sequence ATGTTCCATAATGAACTTCACCAATCCGGTAACCTATACCGTTACCGCCGTCCCCTAACCATAAAGTGTCCGGTTTGTGGCCTCGAACAACCCGAAACTTCAAAATTTAGCTCTTGCGGTATTTCCCTTAAAAATTGCTGCAGCCAATGTGGGGCTGAATTAAGAGAAGAATGGCAGTACTGTGGAGAATGCGGGCATAAGATTCAAGAATAA